The Flavobacterium piscisymbiosum genome includes a region encoding these proteins:
- a CDS encoding DUF6607 family protein — protein MISKNLYFSAVMALTCSLGFSQDKKQQDIKSIKSMCGCYEVKFNFTETFQYPKDSLTYKPSETKHESALEWVELLEDTPNKIVMQHLLIVSDDMIIKQWRQDWLYENTDLYSFDKGSSWKYKKLDKKAVKGQWTQKVYQVDDSPRYEGSSTWVHVDGQDYWANVADAPLPRREQTKRNDYNVLKRRNIHEITATGWNHEQDNDKLIRDESGKDVLLAQEKGMDVYTKVADIKCIAGQKWWKENNALWKNVRDKWQTLFDRHKDLNLEAKVDRKALYSLLFDLKPTATKAESDAIIDKFVK, from the coding sequence ATGATTTCAAAAAACCTCTATTTTTCAGCCGTTATGGCTTTGACTTGTAGCCTTGGTTTCAGTCAGGATAAAAAGCAACAAGACATTAAATCAATCAAATCTATGTGCGGTTGCTACGAAGTGAAGTTTAATTTTACAGAAACTTTTCAATATCCTAAAGATTCTCTTACTTACAAACCTTCAGAAACGAAACATGAATCTGCTTTAGAATGGGTAGAGCTATTAGAAGACACTCCTAATAAAATTGTAATGCAACACTTATTAATCGTAAGTGACGATATGATCATCAAACAATGGAGACAAGATTGGTTATATGAAAACACTGATTTATACTCATTCGACAAAGGAAGTTCCTGGAAATATAAAAAACTGGACAAAAAAGCCGTAAAAGGTCAATGGACTCAAAAAGTATATCAGGTAGACGATAGTCCGCGTTATGAAGGATCATCTACATGGGTACACGTAGACGGACAAGATTATTGGGCAAACGTTGCTGATGCTCCTCTACCTAGAAGAGAGCAAACAAAACGTAATGACTATAATGTTTTAAAAAGAAGAAACATTCACGAAATTACTGCTACAGGATGGAACCATGAGCAAGACAATGATAAATTGATTCGCGATGAAAGCGGAAAAGATGTTTTGTTAGCGCAAGAAAAAGGTATGGATGTTTACACTAAAGTAGCAGACATTAAATGTATCGCAGGACAAAAATGGTGGAAGGAAAATAATGCGCTTTGGAAAAATGTTCGTGACAAATGGCAAACGCTTTTTGACAGACATAAAGACTTAAACCTGGAAGCTAAAGTAGATAGAAAAGCTCTTTACTCTCTTTTGTTCGATTTAAAACCAACTGCTACAAAAGCAGAATCAGATGCTATTATCGACAAATTTGTAAAATAA